A window of Exiguobacterium sp. FSL W8-0210 genomic DNA:
CATTTCTAAAATTTTCAGATGAATTTCCTAAACTAAAAATTTTTTCGTTATCAATACTTAAATATTGATTTATAATTTTATCCTTATCATATGAAAATTTTTCAGTAAATAATTTTTTTGAAACAATCCCGTTCCCTAAAATAATTGAAGCGTTTGAAATAACGAATTTTTTTATCACATATTTATAAAAACTATCTTTTTTACTTATCTTAGTTGGATCAATCCCATCGTATATTAGAACATAGGGTTTTTTTAATACTTTGCATAGTAATGATAAGAGCATATATTTTATTCTTTCATATCCCCCTATAAAAATAATGTCGTTGTTTTTCAATAATTGAAAAGTATTAATATTATCATGTTGTTTCTTTATATAGCTTAATTTTTTCTCATCAACATTCTCGATTTTTTCAACATTCCATTTCCGCCCTATTATGTTGTTGTCAATATATGCTACGGTAATATCATGATGAGTATTTTTTTGAAAATCTTCGATTTGTAGCTTTCTATAAGGCGATCGAATATTCGTAACGATTGCGATTCTCAAGAAACTATCCCCTTTTTTGAATTTGCTATATAAAAACCTATTAATAACCAAAGTAACAGGCTAATTATTTCACTAGGTACCATTAAAGTTATCTCGAAAATAGCATAGTACATACAACTAACAAATATAGAATATACATATATATTCATTTTAATAACATTTTTATCTTTGTTTTTTCGAAAGTCTTTAATAAAGTATATAAAAAGTGATATTAATAATATAACCATTACAATTATCCCTAATAACCCCAAAGTCATATATGTATATATATACCAATTGTCAGTTATTATAATTGTATTGATATTATCATAAAAATAGCTAATATTTACAAAACCAGTTCCTACTATAATATTGTTGAATTGATTTATATAATCAAATGTATTTACCCATCCATAGTATCTATTACTATTTTCTAAAATAATTGAATAGTTTAAATTACTATAAATCAAATAAGTAAATATAGAAAAAAGTAAACTAATCCATAAAAGAATAAAATAAACGTTTTTAAAGCGTGTTCTTAAATTTTTTTTATAATGCTTGTATATCAGTACCATCCAAAAAATTAATACTCCAGTTAACGCGGTTCTACTACCAGAATTCAAAATAATAATTATTGGAACTACAATGCCTAATAAATATACTAAAAAATTTTTTTTATTATCAAAATACATTTTATAAGTACAAAGCAATATTCCTACGAATCCTATGAGTCCAGCAGTGTTTGCGTGCTTTAATCCAAAATCTTGTCTTATTCGATCATCTAAATTAAAAGCATTTTTTATATCTGAAATATTAAATAGAGAAATTTGTGTTGAAAAAATTAAATAAACTAAATAAATTAGAGTTATATAGAAAAATAGTGTGATTAGCTTACTAACTAAATTTTCTTGTGTAACTACACATGTCATTAAATACAAATATAATATATAAATAAAATACAAAGCCATATTATAAAATATTTGGATATTAGAAAAATTTATCAACCCAATTATAGGTATTACACAAAAAGTTATAGCCAATAACATGTATATAATTTGAATTAGGATTTTTTGTTTTTGTACTTTATAAAAAACCAATATATATATACATATAATCATAAATATTATGTATTTTAAATTTAATATGAATGCGAATTGATTTTCTTTCTGATATGCAAAATAAAACGCTAAAAATAATAATCCATTCAAAATAATCAATATCTTATTTTTCATTTTCTCTCCATTAATTTTTGTATTTGTTGAAAACAAAGATGTTTGATTTAATCAAACATCTTTGTTTTTTCAAATTCTTTCTCTACTTTATTTAAATCATGTTGAACCATAATTTTTATGAGTTCCTCAAATGATGTTTTAGATGGATTCCATCCTAAAATATTTTTAGCTTTTTCTGGTGTACCGAGTAATTGTTCCACTTCTGCTGGACGGAAAAATTTCGGATCTACTGAAACAATTAATTCTTTTGTTGCTCTGTTATAACCTTTCTCTTCCACTCCTGTACCGGACCATTCTACTTCAATACCTGCATATTTGAATGCAAGTTCAACAAATTCACGAACTGAATGCATTTCACCCGTTGCAATGACGAAGTCTTCTGGCTTATCATGTTGTAACATTAACCACATACATTCAACATAGTCTTTCGCGTATCCCCAGTCGCGTAAAGAATCGAGGTTACCTAGTTTTAATTCCTTCTGTTTGCCTTGTGCAATACGTGCTGCTGCTAATGTGATTTTACGAGTTACAAATGTTTCACCCCGACGTTCTGATTCATGGTTAAAAAGAATTCCGTTTACAGCAAACATGTTGTAGGATTCACGGTAGTTCTTCGTGATCCAGAAACCATACATCTTTGCAACACCGTATGGTGAACGTGGATAGAATGGTGTTGTCTCCGATTGTGGAACTTCTTGCACTTTTCCGTAAAGCTCTGAAGTTGATGCTTGATAAATTCGTGTCGTTTCAGTGAGACCAAGAATTTTAACTGCTTCTAGGATCCGTAACGTCCCGACAGCATCGACGTCAGCTGTGTATTCTGGTACGTCAAATGATACGCGGACATGCGATTGTGCTGCTAGGTTGTAAATTTCATCTGGTTTGATTTCGCTGATCAATCGAATGACGTTTGATGTATCTGTAATATCTCCATAATGAAGGTGGAAGTTTTCATTATTGTACATTGACTCCGCTTCATTCTCGTTCATAACGTCTTCTAGTCGCTCCTGGTTATAAGACGAGCTACGACGAATGACACCGTGCACTTCATAGTCCATTCCGAGTAAAAATTCTGCTAAGTACGATCCATCTTGACCTGTAACACCTGTGATTAATGCTTTTTTCATGTTTTTCGCTCCTTGAATTAAACTTTTTCTAATTTATCTGTATTATTTAAGAACCAATCATATGCTTTACAAATTCCGTCTTCTAACTCTACCTTAGCTGTCCAGCCCAGTTGATTGATTTTCGTCGTATCAACTAGTTTGCGAGGTGTTCCATCTGGCTTTGTCGTATCAAATTTCAATTCACCTTCGAAGCCAACCACACGTTGCACCGTTTCAGCGAGTTCTTTAATTGATACGTCTTCTCCCACTCCAATGTTAATGATGTCATCTTCATTGTAATGATTCATTAAGTACACACAGGCATCTGCTAAATCATCTGAATAGAGAAACTCACGCTTCGGTGTACCCGTTCCCCATACTTCAACTGACGATTGGTTCGATAATTTCGCTTCATGGAACTTCCGAATCAAAGCTGGCATGACGTGAGAAGATTGAAGATCGAAATTATCATTTTCACCGTACAAGTTTGTTGGCATCGCTGAAATGTAATTTGTTCCATATTGTTTATTGTAGGATTGACACATTTTGATTCCAGCAATCTTCGCTAATGCGTAAGCATCATTTGTCGGTTCAAGTGGACCAGTTAATAAATACTCTTCTTTTAATGGTTGCGGTGCTAATTTAGGATATATACAAGTACTGCCGAGGAACAATAATTTTTCAACCTGATTTCGATACGAAGCATCAATCACGTTCGTTTGAATCATTAAATTGTCGCGGATGAAGTCCGCAGGGAATTCATTATTGGCAACGATCCCCCCTACTTTAGCCGCTGCAACGAAGACAAATTCCGGCTTTTCTTCTTTAAAGAAACTGTCCACTTGTCCTTTATCGCGTAAATCAAGCTCTTTGCTCGCCCGTACGACTAAGTTCGTATAACCATCTTTCATCAATTTCCGATGAATAGCAGAACCAACTAAACCACGATGTCCTGCAATGTAAATTTTCGAATTTTTATTCATAAGTATGTCGTCCTTTACGTTTAATAGGCGTCTTTTGAACCAATCATCACACCGACTGTTTTAATGATGATTTTAAGATCCATCATAAATGTGCGTGACTTAATATATAAAATGTCCAAATCTACCATCTCTTTGAATCCAATATTACTTCTACCACTTACTTGCCACAATCCAGTACATCCTGGAGTCACGCTTAATCGCTGTAAATCATATGAAGTATACTCGGCGACCTCCCTTGGTAAAGGTGGTCTTGGACCTACTAACGACATATCACCTAACAATACATTCCATAGTTGAGGAAGTTCATCAAGACTTGTTTTCCGGATAAAACGACCCACTTTCGTTACACGTGGATCGTTCGACATTTTAAACATCGCTCCTGCAATCTCATTATGCTCTAACAGATTATTTAATCGTTCTTCCGCATCAGATACCATCGATCGGAATTTATACATCCGAAATCTCTTTCCATTCAATCCTACTCGATCTTGTGCAAAGAAGATCGAGGCTTTACGATCTTCCATTTTAATGATGATTGCAAGAATGATGAGTAACGGTGATAAAACGAGTATTCCTAAAAATGAGCAGATAATATCAAATACACGCTTCAATACTAAATAGTATTTAGATTCGTCAAGTGAAACAGGTGTGACGACAAACGTATCTGGAACTTCACTGTATTGAATATTTTCAACAT
This region includes:
- a CDS encoding O-antigen ligase family protein, with the protein product MLLAITFCVIPIIGLINFSNIQIFYNMALYFIYILYLYLMTCVVTQENLVSKLITLFFYITLIYLVYLIFSTQISLFNISDIKNAFNLDDRIRQDFGLKHANTAGLIGFVGILLCTYKMYFDNKKNFLVYLLGIVVPIIIILNSGSRTALTGVLIFWMVLIYKHYKKNLRTRFKNVYFILLWISLLFSIFTYLIYSNLNYSIILENSNRYYGWVNTFDYINQFNNIIVGTGFVNISYFYDNINTIIITDNWYIYTYMTLGLLGIIVMVILLISLFIYFIKDFRKNKDKNVIKMNIYVYSIFVSCMYYAIFEITLMVPSEIISLLLWLLIGFYIANSKKGIVS
- the gmd gene encoding GDP-mannose 4,6-dehydratase, whose product is MKKALITGVTGQDGSYLAEFLLGMDYEVHGVIRRSSSYNQERLEDVMNENEAESMYNNENFHLHYGDITDTSNVIRLISEIKPDEIYNLAAQSHVRVSFDVPEYTADVDAVGTLRILEAVKILGLTETTRIYQASTSELYGKVQEVPQSETTPFYPRSPYGVAKMYGFWITKNYRESYNMFAVNGILFNHESERRGETFVTRKITLAAARIAQGKQKELKLGNLDSLRDWGYAKDYVECMWLMLQHDKPEDFVIATGEMHSVREFVELAFKYAGIEVEWSGTGVEEKGYNRATKELIVSVDPKFFRPAEVEQLLGTPEKAKNILGWNPSKTSFEELIKIMVQHDLNKVEKEFEKTKMFD
- the fcl gene encoding GDP-L-fucose synthase; the encoded protein is MNKNSKIYIAGHRGLVGSAIHRKLMKDGYTNLVVRASKELDLRDKGQVDSFFKEEKPEFVFVAAAKVGGIVANNEFPADFIRDNLMIQTNVIDASYRNQVEKLLFLGSTCIYPKLAPQPLKEEYLLTGPLEPTNDAYALAKIAGIKMCQSYNKQYGTNYISAMPTNLYGENDNFDLQSSHVMPALIRKFHEAKLSNQSSVEVWGTGTPKREFLYSDDLADACVYLMNHYNEDDIINIGVGEDVSIKELAETVQRVVGFEGELKFDTTKPDGTPRKLVDTTKINQLGWTAKVELEDGICKAYDWFLNNTDKLEKV
- a CDS encoding sugar transferase, with the protein product MQYSEVPDTFVVTPVSLDESKYYLVLKRVFDIICSFLGILVLSPLLIILAIIIKMEDRKASIFFAQDRVGLNGKRFRMYKFRSMVSDAEERLNNLLEHNEIAGAMFKMSNDPRVTKVGRFIRKTSLDELPQLWNVLLGDMSLVGPRPPLPREVAEYTSYDLQRLSVTPGCTGLWQVSGRSNIGFKEMVDLDILYIKSRTFMMDLKIIIKTVGVMIGSKDAY